The genomic window GCATCACCACAgcacctggcctggatcaggaatggagtggccagcaggaccagggcagggattcttcccctgtactgggcactggtgcggccgcacctcgagtgctgtgtccagttctgggcccccaaattaggaaggacattgaggggctggagcgtgtccagagaagggcaacaaggctggtgaggggtctggaacacaagtgctgtgaggagcggctgagggagctgggcttgtttatcctggagaagaggaggctcaggggagacaaGGAGGTGTCAGGGCACGGCTTGGGCTTGATGATGtccaaggtcttttccagcctggttgattctgtgattctctgaaaccaccctggaagcagctgcaggatgagCCCTGGGCCTCCTCTTCAGAAggtccagcagcccctgtcccTCAGCTTCTCCACACGCGCCCCAAAGCCCATCCTGTCAGTCCTGCAGagcctctccagctcctcctcactgCCCCACAACAGGGAGCCCCACAGCCAGACACAGCAGCCCAGATGTGCCCCCCTGGCCTCTGGTGCCTCTGGCAAGGGAACAGCTCGAGGCACTGCAGGGCCCTGCAGACAATTCCTGCAGCACTTGTAGGATGATCCTGCTCCCCAAGGGACGTTCCTGTGGTGCCAAGGCAGGAACTGAAATGGGGAGTGGGGCCAGAGAGGAAAGGGCaacagggctgggctgtttgcaggggaggggacagggaagggcaaGAGCAAGAAATGTGgagcaggaaagaggaaagaaagcaaaggtgAAGCAAAGGAAATGCTCAGGGCTGTTTGGGGgtggctgccaggcagccctggctctgaGCAACAACGTCTGCAGTGGGACAGGAAACTCAGAGCTGATGGGAACAAACTTTCTGGCTGACTTGAGAGGCCACGACAAAGCTGAGAGGTTTCCCTGCCGTCCCCCAGCCCTTGCTGGCccccaggggctgatggcatttGTGCTCACTCAGGTTCCTCTCCCCACACCAAGACCGTGGGGTGCTCACGCCTGGGCTGTGCAGTGCAAACAGGGGCTCCTGAGCCAGTCCTGCCGTGGGTGTGCCTGCAAGGATCCAGCCCCTCTCTGAGCTGGGGAGAggccagggctgcagaggggggATGTTGCTGGCAGGTGCATGAGGCCGCTCTGGGACGCTGCCCTGGGGTGTCCAGCGCAGGGGGGATGGatcagcccctgctctgctgctccttcccggcTCCCCCAGGGACCCTGCAGAGCACCAGCCATGCTGGTTGCCCCCACCCTGCCCACGGCCACCCTGGGGCTGCTCACGGGGGTTTTCTCTGCTGAGCACTGGCCTGGGCGTGCTCTTGAGAGAGCCTGGGCAAGGAGCCTGGAGCCCCCAGGCCCTGCCCTGAGGCGTCAGCGctggcccagcagtgcccatggcctgtccctgctgcagccccggcactgccaccccagggctgggagcgaGCCCCAGAGCACTCAGGCCCTGCAGCAACACCAGGGgcaggagggcagcggggcagtggcacgggagcagcactggcagcaccaagggctgctgctcctgggcacagctgctgtgcccCCCTGATctgcccccagctctgcacacagacattgctgctgcagctccacagaAGGCAACTAAAGGGGCATCTCTGCTGGAAACTTTGCTGGCAGATTCTTGAGTTCATTTAAAGGCACCGAGAGCACAGCTCCTCATTGACACAGTCTGGGGCCACAGCCAAGGTGGAGAGAAACAAAGTGAGAAACGGAAGAAATATTGCCCTTGCTTTGTGGAACACAATAAATAACTGAAGGCAGGAAAAATAACCCCAGAACCAAACCAACAAGAACTATCAGAGACGCGTTTTATTACAAGTGATTTGCAAAAATTGGCAACCAGTTTAATGTTTCTTAAATCGTCCAGCCATCAGTGCCCACACTGCAGCCTTGAGCTCccggttcctcaggctgtagatgagggggttcagggctggaggcagcaccgagtacagaactgacaggGCCAGACccagggatgaggaggagaTGGAAGGGGGCTTCAGGTAGGTAAAAAAGGCAGTGCTGATAAACAGGGAGAgcacggccaggtgagggaggcacgtggaaaaggctttgtgccgtccctgctcagaggggatcctcagcacggccctgaagatctgcacataggagaaaaccaTGAACACAAAGCagccaaaatacagaaaagcacTCAGCACAATAAGCACAAGCTCCCTGAGGTAGGAgtgggagcaggagagcttgaggatgtgtgggatttcacagaagaactggcccagggcattgccctggcacaggggcagggaaaatgtattggccgtgtgcagcagagcataGAGAAAGGcgctggcccaggcagctgctgccatgtgggcacaagctctgctgcccaggagggtcccgtagtgcaggggtttgcagatggacacgtagcggtcgtagcacatgatggtgaggagggaaaactctgctgagatgaaaaACATAAATAGAAagacctgagcagcacatccaGAGTAGGAGATGTGgctggtgccccagagggaattgtgcatggccttggggacagtggtgcagatggagcccaggtcggtgagggccaggttgagcaggaagaagaacatggggctgtgcaggtgctggccgcaggctacggcgctgatgatgaggccgttgcccaggagggcagccagggagatgcccaggaagaggcagaagtgcaggagctgcagctgccgcgtgtctgccaatggcagcaggaggaagtggctgatggagctgctgttggacatttgctgtctctggcCATGGGGATCTGTTCTAGGAGGAGACAGTGACAAGTCAGGGGAGACTTTCCTGAGCAATGCCCAAGCcctttctcccagccctgcccctgacactctgtgccacccaattttccttttctcagagcccttccctcagccccgtgcctggagctctgctgggatcTGGCCCCATTGTTGTGacgagcaggggctgtgcccatgGACACCGAGgaatcagctctgctctgcagcagtggggtcatgggacagggggacaggagcCAATCTGGGGGGTAGACTTTGTCAAACAGAActgctcctgaggcagaggagctgggcagcgtctcctgtgccagggctaaGGAACGGTGATGGCCAAAGGCACTTTGAGAGGGtttcctgctgtgcccagggagagcagagagagctgagcaatGCAAGAGCATTGGCTGTAACTCAGTGAAGGGTGAGGGGAGCTGCTCTGTCGCTCCatctgtccccagctgcccttgcTGAGATCGAGGGCAGTCACTGTGTTCCCCTGAAAATCAGCCTGGCACATCTGAGAGCTGAGGGAGCCACAGCAGAGCAAAGTGGCTCAGCCTTTCTCAGAGTCTcagccccactgctggccaaggacACTCccggccccagtgtcccctggaaGGCAGCTGACAGCTGGGATGGCATCCCGAGGGCACAGCGAGGCTCCTGtccatggcactgctg from Aphelocoma coerulescens isolate FSJ_1873_10779 unplaced genomic scaffold, UR_Acoe_1.0 HiC_scaffold_60, whole genome shotgun sequence includes these protein-coding regions:
- the LOC138102019 gene encoding olfactory receptor 14J1-like, whose product is MSNSSSISHFLLLPLADTRQLQLLHFCLFLGISLAALLGNGLIISAVACGQHLHSPMFFFLLNLALTDLGSICTTVPKAMHNSLWGTSHISYSGCAAQVFLFMFFISAEFSLLTIMCYDRYVSICKPLHYGTLLGSRACAHMAAAAWASAFLYALLHTANTFSLPLCQGNALGQFFCEIPHILKLSCSHSYLRELVLIVLSAFLYFGCFVFMVFSYVQIFRAVLRIPSEQGRHKAFSTCLPHLAVLSLFISTAFFTYLKPPSISSSSLGLALSVLYSVLPPALNPLIYSLRNRELKAAVWALMAGRFKKH